The genomic interval CATCGAGCGCGAGGGTTTTTCGAAGCCGGGCTCGCCGATGTGGTGGCGGGCTTCTTTCTTCTCGACAACGGAGACCATGTAGTCGCCGAGTTCGGCGTCGCTGGCACCGGCCCGCATGCGGCCCGCGAGGTCGTGGTCGAAGAGGGAGAACAGGCAGGTGCGGATCTTACCGTCGGAGGTGATGCGCACGCGCGAGCAGTGTCCGCAGAAAGGCTCGGAAACGGGCGCGATGATGCCGACCTCGCCCACGCCATCATCGAAGGTGAAACGGCGGGCCGTCTCGCTGTAGGCGCGGGGTATCTCCACCAGCGGCCGGAAGGCACGGATGCGGTCCACGACCTCGCGCAGGGTAACGACGATCTCCGGCGACCAGACCCGGTCCTCTTCCAGCGGCATGAACTCGATGAAGCGGACGATGACGCCCTCTTCGCGGGCGAAACGGGCGAAGGGCACGATCTGGTCGTCGTTGAAGCCGCGCAGCAGCACGCAGTTGACCTTGACCGGGTCGAGGCCGGCGCGGCGGGCGGCGCGCACGCCCTCAAGCACGCTGGAAAAGCCGTTGGAGACCCGGGTGATGCGGGCGAACTTTTCGCCATCGACCGCGTCCATGCTCACGGTAACGCGGCGCAGCCCGGCCTGTTTCAGCGGCTCTGCCATTTCGGCCAGAAGGTGACCGTTGGTGGTGATGGCCAGGTCGAGCGGATGGCCGTCGAGGGTGTGGAGTGCCGAGAGTTCGCGAACAAACTCGACCACGTCGCGACGCAACAGGGGCTCGCCGCCCGTGATGCGCACCTTTTCGATGCCCAGCCCGACGAACAAGCGCACCATCCGCAGGTAGTCGGCGAGCGGCAATTCTTCGTAGAGCGCGCCTTCGTTGCCGGTGCGGCAATACACGCAGCGGTAGTTGCAGCGGTCGGTCACCGAGATCCGCAGGTCGGTGATGGCGCGTCCGAATTTGTCGCGCAGGCGCATGAAGAAGCAGCACTCAGCAATCAGGAATCAGCATTCAATCGAACCCTTGTTTCTGGGATGCTTTGGGAGAGGAAAAGTCTCGCGCAGGAGAGCGACGAGCGTTTCCTTTCCAAGCGCATCCGGTAACGCCGGAAGCATGGGAGGCACGGGCGTTTCCACCCGCACCCTCGTGAGCCGCCAAGGCGACCCAACCGTCGGCCAGCCATGGCGCACGCCGCAGGCCAAGCCGATCGGAAACCTCAGCGTCATTATACGTCCGTAGGGGTCTACGTGCGTTCGAAAGAAAAAGGCCCGGCCGACGGCCGGGCTTGGAGGCTGCGGACACCGCTTCAGGAAGACTTCTTCTTGTCCGCCGCCTTGATTTCCTTGTTGGCCTTCTTGATCTCGGCACTCGCCGCCTGGTCGGAGACGCCCATATCCTTGAGCGTCTTCCCGAGCGACTTGGTCTTCATGC from Terriglobales bacterium carries:
- the moaA gene encoding GTP 3',8-cyclase MoaA produces the protein MRLRDKFGRAITDLRISVTDRCNYRCVYCRTGNEGALYEELPLADYLRMVRLFVGLGIEKVRITGGEPLLRRDVVEFVRELSALHTLDGHPLDLAITTNGHLLAEMAEPLKQAGLRRVTVSMDAVDGEKFARITRVSNGFSSVLEGVRAARRAGLDPVKVNCVLLRGFNDDQIVPFARFAREEGVIVRFIEFMPLEEDRVWSPEIVVTLREVVDRIRAFRPLVEIPRAYSETARRFTFDDGVGEVGIIAPVSEPFCGHCSRVRITSDGKIRTCLFSLFDHDLAGRMRAGASDAELGDYMVSVVEKKEARHHIGEPGFEKPSRSMVHIGG